ACACCCGCCGACGATGTTGATCCATCCCTTTTCGGCAAAGCGGCGGATTTTCTCTGCCAGCATATTCGGCGTTTCATGATAGTGGCCTTCCTCATCCGGCAGACCGGCGTTCGGGTAGCAGCTGACCGCCGTGTCAGCGAGCGAGGCGAGCGTGCGCAAATGGTCGGTCATAAACTCCGGACCGGTTGCGCAGTTTAAGCCGACGGCGATCGGCTTCATATGGCGCACCGAGATGAAAAACGCATCGATCGCCTGCCCGGCGAGCGTCGTGCCCATCGGTTCGATCGTGCCGGAAATCATGAGCGGCACGCGGCGGCCGACCGCTTCAAACGCCTTCGAAATGCCGAGAAAACCGGCTTTGACATTCAGCGTATCTTGGCACGTCTCGAGTAGGAGAAGGTCGACGCCTCCTAAGAGCAGTCCGCGCGCTTGTTCTTCGTAGGCGGCGACGAGTTCTTCAAACGTTGCGCCGCCGGTCACCGACAACGTTTTCGTCGTCGGCCCCATCGAACCGGCGACAAAGCGCGGCCAGTCCGGGGTGGAGAACGACTCAGCCGTTTGTTTGGCGAGTTTGGCCGCTTCGATGTTCAGCTCAAGCGCCAAATGACCGAGGCCATATTCGTCAAGCACGATGCGTGTCGCTCCGAACGTGTTCGTTTCAATGATATCAGCACCGGCTTCTAGGTACGCTTCATGAATGCGGCGGATGACATGCGGGGCGGTGAGGGTCAAATATTCGTTGCACCCTTCATACGCCTCGCCGCCAAAGTCGGCGGCCGATAGGTTGGCGCTTTGGATCATCGTGCCCATGGCGCCATCGATGACAAGAATTTTTCTTTGCAGTTGCTGTTCTAAGGTGACGTTAGCCATGAACAACCTTCCTTTCTTTGGCGGCCGCTTCTTTTTCGTGAATGTAGCGGACAAGCTCGACCGTCATGTCGTAGCGCAAGAACGGCGTGATCAAATAAATGCCGTTAAACAAATCAAACGCAGCGTCAATGAGCGATTTGGCGATAGCGATGCCTTCCTTGGCTGCTTGCACCGGGTCGCCGCCGCACGCCGCCATGCGGGCGCGAATCTCGTCAGAGAGCGTAATGCCCGGCACTTCATGATGCAAAAAGTCGGCGTTGCGCGCGCTCACAAGTGGCATAATGCCGATGTAAATCGGCGTGTCAAGATGCTTGGTCGCTTCGTGCACTTCAACGATTTTCTCTTCCGAGTAAATCGGCTGGGTCAAGAAATAGTGGGCGCCGCATTGAATTTTTTTCTCCATTCGCTCAACTGCTTTATCCAAATGGCGGACGTTCGGGTTGAACGCAGCGCCGATCGAGAAGTTCGTTTTTTGCCCAAGCGGTTTGCCCGAGTACGACAGCCCTTCGTTAAACTGGCGGATCAAGCGGATCAAATCGAACGATGATAAATCATACACCGACGTTGCTCCTGGGAAGTCGCCGATTTTCGACGGGTCGCCGGTAATGGCGAGCACGTCGGTGATGCCGAGCGTATGCAAGCCCATCAAATGCGACTGCAAGCCGATCAAATTGCGATCGCGGCATGTAATATGCACAAGCGGGCGGATGCCGAGCTGCTCCTTGATGATCGTGGCGACAGCGGCGTTGCTGATGCGCGGCGTGGCGAGCGAGTTGTCGGCCAACGTCAGCGCATCGATGCCGGCGTCATGGAGCGCTTTCGCCCCAGCAAGAAACTTGTCAATCCCCAATTTTTTCGGCGGATCCAGCTCCACAATGACCGAGCGGCGCGTGCGGGCAAGCTCGGGAAGGGGAGATGGGGCGGGCCGATCCGCTTGCACTGATACAGACACCGCGCGCCGTTTCACCGTTTTTTCCGTCACCGGCGTTCGGTCGGAGAGCGCTTTTGCCATCGCTGCGATATGCTTCGGCGTCGTGCCGCAGCACCCGCCGATCAAGCGCACCCCTTGGTCGCGGAACGCTTTGGCTGTTTCCTCGAAATATTCAGCGTTCGTCTCATAGACAAGCCGGCCATCGCGGTAATCCGGGAGGCTCGCGTTCGGATACGCCGACAAAAATGCCTGCTTCGGCAGCGGCACTTCCTCGAGCGACCGAAGCATATGATATGGACCGAGACGACAGTTCAGTCCGACGACATCGGCCCCGAGCGCCTCTAGGCGGGCAAGGGCGTCCGCGAGCGGCGTGCCATCTTGCAAGACGCCGACTTCATGGAGCGAGACGTGAGCGATAATCGGCAAGTCGGTCTCTTTGCGGGCGATGGCAAGCACCGTCTCCAACTCTTCCAAATCGTAATACGTCTCGAGCAGCACGCCGTCGACTCCTTCAGCCAGCAGGACAAACAGCTGCTCGCGAAACGTCCGTTTCACTTCTTCGAGCGTGACGACGCTTTTGTTTAACGTGCGCAGCCCCCCGATCGTCCCGAGCACGTACGCCCGCCCGTTCGCCGCTTGCCTGGCGAGCCGCACCGCCGCGCGGTTGATGGCCGGCACCTCATCTTCAAGGCCGTAGCGGGCGAGTTTCACATAGTTGGCGCCGTATGTATTCGTCTGAATGACGTCGGCGCCCGCGGCGATATACGCTTCATGAATATGGACGATTTCATCTGGATTGGATAGATTCAATTCTTCAAAACAACGGTCAATGCCGTGCGAATATAAAAGCGTTCCCATCGCCCCGTCGGCGATGAGAATGCGCTCTTTCAACTTATCCAGCAATCCCACGTTCGATTCCCCCGTTTCTCCGTAGTAAAAGAAAAAAGCCTTCTATAAGAAGAAGACTTTTCATTCGCTTCTTCTTATCTTCCAGGCTTCCGCCTGTCTGGATTTAGCACCTTGGCCGCGGGCCAGGTTGCTGAGGGTTCACCGGGCCAGTCCCTCCCCCTCTCTTGATAAGAATGTCCGTATGCAATTGTGCGGCAGCGTTTTGATGATTACTATATAATTTAATGTATTTTTCGAAATTATTCAATACGGTGAAGCGAGGAAATTTCAAAAAAGAATTTCTCGGATCAACGGAGAAGCTCTTTTCCACATTGGGGGCAAAATTGGAAATTGTGCTGCACATGCCCGCCGCAATGAGGGCAATGCTTGTTTGGCTGTTTATGGCTTCCAAATCGGACGTTCAGCGGGTCGGGCTCTTCCTCGCTGTCGACAATGTCCAATAAGGACATGCGTTGTTTTCCCGTCGCATTTTTGTAATGGTAAAACGCTTGAAATACGCCGATGGCGATGACGACAAGGCCGAAAAACGGAAAAAAGCGGGCGGCGGGAAACGGCGAGTCCGCGGTGATGGAGAATGCCATCACCATCCAAAAGATGCCGAACAACACAGCGGCGATGCTGCCGAAGAGTCCTTGCATCGACGGACCGCGGCCGGGTTTGATGCTTTTCAATTTCATTCCTCCCTAACAGAATTCATAGATATATTATAATAGAAAAAATTGGTTTTTACCATGTTCACATAGAAACGTTTGAGCCGATAGAGGCAAAAATATTAGATTTTTAATTGGATTTATTTTTCAATACCTTGATTATGTCTTGTAAGAGAGGAAAACGGGCGGTATGTTGCCTTATCAATTGCATCATCGACCATTTTTCGCTTCTTAAGCATTGGCATGGGTGGGAAGACCGTTCAACGATCGTTTTGTCATTGCACTTTCATTGTCTCTATGTTCTAATTAGGAATGATGGAGATGAAGAAGACGGGGGGCTGGAAGTGAACGGGGAAGAGATCATCCGCTTCGAGCGAGTGACGAAGGAATACGACGGAACGGTCGTATTGGATGACGTCAGTTTTGCGATGGAGCGCGGGAAGTTTTATACGCTGCTTGGCCCGTCAGGGTGCGGGAAGACGACGATTTTGCGGCTGATTGCCGGGTTTATCGAACCGACGGAAGGAACGATTTATTTCCACGGGAAGCCGATTCAAAACGTCCCGCCGAACAAACGGCAAGTCAACACTGTCTTTCAAGACTATGCGTTGTTTCCTCACCTCGATGTGTTTGAAAACGTGGCATTTGGCTTGCGCGTGAAAAAGATGAAAGAAGCGGACATCCGCCAAAAAGTGAGCGAAGCGCTCCGGTTTGTCAACTTGGAAGGCTATGAGCGCCGCCGCATTCAAGAGATGTCCGGCGGCCAACGCCAGCGCGTCGCCATTGCCCGGGCGATTGTCAATGAACCTGAGGTGTTGCTCTTGGATGAACCGCTGTCAGCCTTGGATTTGAAATTGCGCACGGAAATGCAGTATGAATTGCGTGAGCTCCAACGTCGATTGGGCATTACGTTTATTTTTGTCACGCATGACCAAGAAGAAGCGCTGGCGATGTCCGATTACATTTTTGTTCTGAATAAAGGGAAAATTCAGCAGTTCGGGACGCCGAAAGACATTTACGACGAGCCCATCAACCGATTCGTCGCCGATTTCATCGGGGAATCGAACATTTTGTCGGGGCGCATGATCGACGATTTCCTCGTCGAATTTGCCGGCAAACAGTTTGCGTGTGTTGACCGCGGCTTCGCGCCAAACGAACCGGTCGATGTCGTCATCCGCCCGGAAGATTTGGAGCTCGCGGCGCCGGAAGACGGGCAGATCGTCATCCGCGTCGATTCGCTCTTATTCCGCGGTGTCCATTATGAAATTTGCGGCTATGACGAAAACGGCAACGAATGGCTTGTCCATTCGACGAAAAAGGCGGAAGTCGGGGAAACGGTCGGCCTCCGTTTTGAACCGGAAGCGATTCACGTCATGCGAGTCGAAAGGGAGGATGAGGGCGCATGACGGAACGGGCGTGGCGAAACTGGTATTTAATCCCTTATGGCATTTGGTTGGTGTTGTTTGTCATCGCTCCGATCGTCTTTTTATTATATGAATCGTTTTTGGATATAGACGGACATTGGACGGTGGCGAATTATGAAAACGTGTTGACGCCCATTTATTTAAAAATGATGGCGTATTCGTTTTGGTACGCGTTTTTGATTACTCTTGTGTCGCTGTTGATTGGCTATCCGACCGCCTATTGGCTGACAAAGACGAGGCACAAGCAGTTATGGCTGTTGTTGCTCATCTTGCCGATGTGGGTGAATTTGCTGCTGAAGGTGTATGCGTTTTTAGGGCTGCTCGGCACGTACGGGCTGGCCAACGCCCTGTTGCAGACGCTTGGCATTGGAGCGCGGCAGCTGTTGTTTACCGATTTCAGTTTTGTGTTTGTGTCGGTGTACATTTTTATTCCGTTTATGGTGCTGCCGATTTTCAACGCGCTGGAGGAGCTGCCGCCATCGCTTGTCGATGCCGCCCGCGATTTAGGCGCTTCAGCGTGGACGACGTTCCGCCGCGTCGTTTTCCCGCTCACGCTTAGTGGGGTGAAGGCCGGCTGCCAAGCGGTGTTCATCCCGTCGTTGTCGTTGTTTATGATTACGCGCCTTGTCGCTGGCAACCGCGTCATTACGCTCGGCACCGCCATTGAGCAGCATTTTCTTGTCACCCAAAACTGGGGAATGGGGGCGACGATCGCTGTTGTGTTAATGATCGCGATGGCGGTCATCGTCATCCTGACAGGAAGCGGAAGAAAAGAGGGAAGCCGATGAAACGGATGCAGGCATGGGGACGTGTGTACTTGTTAGTCGTGTTTGCCGTGATGTATATGCCGATTGTGTATTTGATGTATTATTCCTTCAACAGCGGCGGGGCGATGCACGATTTTCAATCGTTCACGCTCAAGTGGTACCGCGACGTGCTGTCCGACGACCGCTTGCTCATCATCGTTTTGAATACAATCGTCGTCGCGCTGCTGTCGGCGGCGGTTGCGACGATACTTGGGGTCATCGGGGCGCTCGCCGTTTACTATGTCAAGCGGCAACGGACGAAAAACGCTCTTCTCGCCCTCAACAACGTGCTGATCGTCAGCCCCGATGTCATCATCGGCGCTTCGTTTTTGCTGCTGTTTACAATCGCTGGCATCAAGCTCGGCTTTACGTCCGTGCTGTTGTCTCATATCGCGTTCAGCGTGCCGATTGTCGTGTTGATGGTGCTGCCGAAACTGGAAGAAATGAGCCCGACGCTGATTGATGCGGCTAGAGATTTAGGAGCCAGTCATTGGCAAGTGCTGTCCGGTGTGGTGCTGCCGTTTTTGGCTCCGAGCATATGGGCGGGCTTTTTCATGGCGCTCACGTATTCGCTCGATGACTTTGCCGTGACCTTTTTTGTCACGGGAAATGGGTTCTCGACGCTGTCCGTGGAAATTTATTCGCGGGCGCGCCAAGGCATTTCCTTGTCGATCAACGCATTGTCGACGCTTCTGTTTTTATTTACCATGCTGCTCGTCATCGGCTATTACGTGCTCAGCCAAAAAGGCGGCCGCTTGTACGGGATAGGGGGGCGAAAGTAGGTGAGACGGCTTGTCCAAGGATTTGCGGCCGTGTTCATCGCCGCGTTCGTCCTGATGTTTGTCACTCATCGGCTGAACGAAGCGGAAGGGTACGGCGGAGGCAAAACGGTGACGGTCTACAACTGGGGCGATTACATTGACCCCGCGCTCGTTCGCGAATTTGAAAAAGAGACAGGGTGGAAAGTGATTTACCAAACGTTTGATTCCAATGAGGCGATGATGGCGAAAATCGCCCAAGGCGGGGCGACGTTTGACGTCGCCGTTCCATCCGAT
Above is a window of Geobacillus thermoleovorans DNA encoding:
- a CDS encoding bifunctional homocysteine S-methyltransferase/methylenetetrahydrofolate reductase, with amino-acid sequence MGLLDKLKERILIADGAMGTLLYSHGIDRCFEELNLSNPDEIVHIHEAYIAAGADVIQTNTYGANYVKLARYGLEDEVPAINRAAVRLARQAANGRAYVLGTIGGLRTLNKSVVTLEEVKRTFREQLFVLLAEGVDGVLLETYYDLEELETVLAIARKETDLPIIAHVSLHEVGVLQDGTPLADALARLEALGADVVGLNCRLGPYHMLRSLEEVPLPKQAFLSAYPNASLPDYRDGRLVYETNAEYFEETAKAFRDQGVRLIGGCCGTTPKHIAAMAKALSDRTPVTEKTVKRRAVSVSVQADRPAPSPLPELARTRRSVIVELDPPKKLGIDKFLAGAKALHDAGIDALTLADNSLATPRISNAAVATIIKEQLGIRPLVHITCRDRNLIGLQSHLMGLHTLGITDVLAITGDPSKIGDFPGATSVYDLSSFDLIRLIRQFNEGLSYSGKPLGQKTNFSIGAAFNPNVRHLDKAVERMEKKIQCGAHYFLTQPIYSEEKIVEVHEATKHLDTPIYIGIMPLVSARNADFLHHEVPGITLSDEIRARMAACGGDPVQAAKEGIAIAKSLIDAAFDLFNGIYLITPFLRYDMTVELVRYIHEKEAAAKERKVVHG
- a CDS encoding DUF7577 domain-containing protein; translated protein: MKSIKPGRGPSMQGLFGSIAAVLFGIFWMVMAFSITADSPFPAARFFPFFGLVVIAIGVFQAFYHYKNATGKQRMSLLDIVDSEEEPDPLNVRFGSHKQPNKHCPHCGGHVQHNFQFCPQCGKELLR
- a CDS encoding ABC transporter ATP-binding protein; the encoded protein is MNGEEIIRFERVTKEYDGTVVLDDVSFAMERGKFYTLLGPSGCGKTTILRLIAGFIEPTEGTIYFHGKPIQNVPPNKRQVNTVFQDYALFPHLDVFENVAFGLRVKKMKEADIRQKVSEALRFVNLEGYERRRIQEMSGGQRQRVAIARAIVNEPEVLLLDEPLSALDLKLRTEMQYELRELQRRLGITFIFVTHDQEEALAMSDYIFVLNKGKIQQFGTPKDIYDEPINRFVADFIGESNILSGRMIDDFLVEFAGKQFACVDRGFAPNEPVDVVIRPEDLELAAPEDGQIVIRVDSLLFRGVHYEICGYDENGNEWLVHSTKKAEVGETVGLRFEPEAIHVMRVEREDEGA
- a CDS encoding ABC transporter permease, which translates into the protein MTERAWRNWYLIPYGIWLVLFVIAPIVFLLYESFLDIDGHWTVANYENVLTPIYLKMMAYSFWYAFLITLVSLLIGYPTAYWLTKTRHKQLWLLLLILPMWVNLLLKVYAFLGLLGTYGLANALLQTLGIGARQLLFTDFSFVFVSVYIFIPFMVLPIFNALEELPPSLVDAARDLGASAWTTFRRVVFPLTLSGVKAGCQAVFIPSLSLFMITRLVAGNRVITLGTAIEQHFLVTQNWGMGATIAVVLMIAMAVIVILTGSGRKEGSR
- a CDS encoding ABC transporter permease: MKRMQAWGRVYLLVVFAVMYMPIVYLMYYSFNSGGAMHDFQSFTLKWYRDVLSDDRLLIIVLNTIVVALLSAAVATILGVIGALAVYYVKRQRTKNALLALNNVLIVSPDVIIGASFLLLFTIAGIKLGFTSVLLSHIAFSVPIVVLMVLPKLEEMSPTLIDAARDLGASHWQVLSGVVLPFLAPSIWAGFFMALTYSLDDFAVTFFVTGNGFSTLSVEIYSRARQGISLSINALSTLLFLFTMLLVIGYYVLSQKGGRLYGIGGRK